CGGCGAAAATGAGCGAACCGACAAGGGACAACAGAAGCGCCCAGTGGGCGGCGAAATGCATACAGTCTTCCTCCGGGCGTTGGGCTTGGCGGCTGGAATCAGCCCCGGCTATCCTTGCGGTTTTCCTTCTGGTACTTGGAGGGGCATTTGGTCATCAGGCTGTTGGCGGCAAAGCTGTCGCCGCCGGGGGCCACGCCGCCCTCCACGATGACCTCGACACCGGCCTTGAACGTGTCCGGCACGGCGCCGGTGTAGACCACCTGCATGGTCTTCTGCGCGTCGTCCTTGTCGATGAGCGTAAAACTGACGCCCAGGCCGCCCGGAGCCGGGACGATGCCCTGCTCGGCCACGGTACCGAACAGGCGGGCCTGCTTGAGCTGCTCCGGCTTCATGGCCAGGGCCTCGCGCACGTTGAGGAAGTACACCGCCCCCTCATCCAGCCCGGAGGCGATCAGCCAGCCGAGCCCTCCCAGGAAGAGCACAGCCGCCACCGCGTAAAGGGACTTCTTATTGTTGCCGGCCATAATCACTCCTTGGCGGGGCCGTGGCTGCGGAGAAGTTTCTCGCGCCGGACCCTGGCGAGCTGTCTCATATCGGCCACCTCGTCGGTCTCGTCAACGATTTCCTTGCCCAAAATTTCCTCGAAAACGTCCTCGAGGGTGATGACGCCGCCCACCCCGCCGTATTCGTCCAGCACCACGAACAGGTGCATGCGCGACTCGATGAATTTGCCCAGCACCTTGTCCAGGGTGATCGTGTCCAGCACGAACTGCACGGGCTTCATGATCTCGGAGAGCTTGAGCCCGTGCTGGTCGTTGGCCAGGGCGTCGAAAACCTGCCTGCGGAAGACGATGCCCACCACGTTCTCGGGGTCGTCGTCCTCGTAGACGGGCACGCGGCTGTGCGGCCAGATGCCCCCCTCCTCCTTGGCCTCGGCCACGGTCATCCCGGCTGAGAGGGAGAACACCACCGTGCGCGGGGTCATGACGTCGTGTACGATCTTGGTGTCCAGGGCCAGGATGTTGGCGATGGAGCTTTCCTCCAGGGCGTTGATCTTGCCCGCCCTGCTGGAGAGGCTGACCACGGCGCGGATGTCGTCCTCGGAGGCTTCGGGCCCCCTGCTCTTGGGCTTGATCAGGTTCACGATCAGGCCGCTGGTCCAGATCACCGGGGTGAGCATGTAGACCATGATTTGAAGGGGCCGGGCGATATAAGGACCGAGCTGCTTGGCGTAGACCACGCCCAGGGTCTTGGGGACGATCTCGCCCACCAGCAGGATCACCGCCGAGAACAGCGCGGTGAAGAAGACCAGCCGGTCCTCGCCGAGCACGCCCACCGCCAGCGCGCCCGCCACGGTGGCTCCTGCTGAACAGGCCACGGTGTTCACGGTCAGGATGGCCGTGATGGGCTTCTCGATGTTCATGCGCATCTGGTACATGATCTCGCCCGAAGGCTTGCCCTCGGAGCGCATCTTTTCGATCCAGCTCCAGCGCAGGGAATAGAGTACGGCTTCGCTCGTGGAGCAAAAGAAGCTCATGGCCACGGCGATGGCAATGGCAAGAATGAGTTCAAACATGGGGATGAGGGGCTGAGGGGAACCCGGGTGTTCGGGGAGGGGGCACGTTGTGGTCCGTCACGTTTCTTCGTCTGATTCTAAGGTTTTTCCCGGCGTTGTAAAGAGTCGGCACGGGCTGTTTCAGGCCCAGGTTCTGTTCAGCTCCGCCCGGCGCAGCTCCAGCTCGCGCTCCACGGGCAGGGGCACGAGGCAGCGCAGGCTGCGCCTCGCCAGGAAGCGTTTCCTGACGGAGGAGGCGCTGATGTCGAGCCGGGGCACGTCCACCAGCCGCAGTTCGTTGCCAGAGGGCATCCGCCAGCAGCCGCCCCCGTCCGGTGAGCAGCGCATCTCGCCGTGCCGGGACAGGTAGTCCTCCACTTCGGCGCGCCCGAGGCTGTCGCGGGTGGCCACGGCCAGGTTGGCCAGCTCCCCCAGCCGCTCACCGCGGTTCCAGAGGTGCAGGTTCATCAGGTCGCTGGCGCCCATGATGAAGTAGAAGCTGTCGCCGGGGCTCGAGCGGCGCAGCTCCGTAAGTGTGTCCCAGGTATAGGAAGGCCCCGGGCGGCTTGCCTCCATGCGGTTGACACTCACTCCGGGCAGGCCCTCCACGGCCAGCTCCACCAGGGCGGCGCGCAGCTCGAAGGGCAGCACGCCTTCCCCCTGTTTGTGCGGTGGACGGGCCGAGGGGATCATCTCCACCCCGTCCAGGCCGAGAGCCTCGCCCACTTCCAGAGCCAAGCGCACATGCCCGGCGTGAACGGGGTTGAAGGTGCCGCCGAGGACGCCCAGGCGCATCTCAGCCCCGGACCTGCCCCTGCCCGAAGACCACGAACTTCTGGCTGGTCAGCTCCGTGACGCCCATGGGGCCGTAGGCGTGCAGCTTGGAGGTGCTGATGCCGATCTCCGCGCCCAGGCCCAGCTCGCCGCCGTCGTTGAAGCGCGTGGAGCAGTTGATGCCCACCATGGAGGCGTCGGCCTCGCGCAGGAAGCGCATGGCCCGGGCGTGGTCCGAAGTCAGGATGCACTCGGTGTGGTGCGAGGAGTAGGCCGCGATGTGCTCAAGGGCCTCGTCCATGTCCGCCACCACGCGCACGGCCAGGATGTAATCCAGGAATTCGTAGCCCCAGTCGGCCTCGGTAGCGGGCTTGGCCGTGGGGCCGAGCAGCGGCAGGGATTCGGGGCAGGCCCGGAACTCCACGCCCTTGCCGCCCAGGGCCTTCGCCACCTTGGGAAGGAACGCGGAGGCCACGTCCCTGTGCACCAGCAGGCACTCCAGCGCGTTGCACACGCCCGGGCGCTGGCATTTGCCGTTGTCCGCGACCACCACGGCGTTCTCCAGGTCGGCCCCTTCGTCAACGAAGAGATGGCACACGCCTTTGTAGTGCTTGAGCACGGGCATGGTGGCGGCCTCGACCACGGAGCGGATCAGGCCCTCGCCGCCACGGGGGATCATCACGTCGATGTATTCGTCGAGCTTGCACAGCGCGGGCACGGCGGCTCGGTCCGTGGTGGGCACCAGCTGCACCGCGGCTCCGGGCAGGCCCGCCTGCTCCAGCGCTTCGCTCAAAAGCCCGGCCAGGGCCATGTTGGACTCGAACGCCTCCGACCCGCCGCGCAGCACCACGGCGTTGCCAGCCTTGAGGCAGAGGATGGCGGAATCCACGGTAACGTTGGGCCGGGACTCGTAGATCATGCAGACCACGCCCAGGGGGATGCGCATGCGCCCAACCATGAGCCCGTTGGGGCGCTGCTTAACGGATTCGATCTCACCGATAGGGTCGCTCAAGCCGGCCACATGGTGGCAGGCCTGGGCCATGGAGGCCAGAACCTTGGGGGTCAGGCGCAGGCGGTCGAGCTTGGCGGAGTCCATCCCGGCTGCCTCGGCCTTGGCGATGTCGCGGGCGTTGGCCGCGGCGATGGCGTCCTGGCGGGTCTCCAGCAGCCCGGCCAGGGCCGCGAGGGCGTCATTCTTGGCCGCCGGGGAGGCCTTGGCCATCAGGCGGGAGGCCGCCTGGGCCTTGGCGGCAAGCTGCGTCATCTGATCCTGTATATTCATGCTTCCTCCGGTTCTGTTCGTAGAAGCTGATAGCTCCGCGAAAGCGGCCCGTCAACGAGAGCCTTTTGACACGGCCTCTGTTTGGGTATAGATGGACCTCCTTTCGGCGGCCCACCGTGAAAGCGCCCGGGCCAACACCTTAACCACCCCACGAAAAACGACACACCATGGCAGACATTACTTTCGATCGCCCCGAGCAGATGAGTCCCCTGGCACGGTTCTTCAACAACCACTGGCGCACCATGGCTGTGATGGTCATCGCCGCAGTCGTGGCCTCGGCCGGCTACGCCTGGTACACCGCCAACATCAAACAGGCGAAGATCAAGGCCGAGAACGAACTCGGGGCCATCATCGCCTCCAAGACCGGCCCAGAGCGCCTCACCGCCCTCGAAGCCTACCTCAAGGGCGCGCCCGCCTCCACCAAGGGCGCCGCGCTGCTCGAACTCGCCAACACCGCCCAGGAGCAGGGCCAGTTCGACAAGGCCGCCGACGCCTGGAACCAGCTGTACCTGTCCGCTCCCGAAGGCATGCGCGAGATCGCCGGCATGGGCTACGCCACCGCCATCTCCCAGAAGGGCGACAAGCAGGCTGCCGTGAAGTTCCTGGTGGACATGCTGCCCAAGGCCCCCAAGCCCTTCCAGCCCGTCATCGCCCGCCAGCTGGCCTCCCTGGCCGAGGAAGCCAAGGCCTGGACCGAGGCCATCAGCGCCTACGAGCGCATGAAGGACCTGGGCATGGGCGGCAACAAGGCCTTCTACGAGGCCAAGATCGCCGAACTCAAAGCCAAGATGCAATAAGCACGCATATCTAGGGAAGGATCAGTACCGTCATGGCCAATCCCCTTCTTGCCGATACCCCCGGAGAAGTCCTTCTGCTCCTGGGCAACGAGGCCATCGTGCGCGGCGCCCTCGAGGGCGGCGTCGGCTTCGTGAGCTGCTACCCCGGCACTCCCTCCTCCGAGGTTCCCGATACGTTCTACCGTCTGAGCCCCCAGGGCGACTACATCTTCGAGTACTCCACCAACGAGAAGGTGGCGCTCGAGGTGGGCGCGGGCGCGGCCCTGGCCGGCCTGCCCACCCTGGTGACCATGAAGCACGTGGGCGTGAACGTGGCGGCGGACCCGCTGCTCACGCTCTCCTACATCACGGCCCCCGGCGGCCTGGTGCTGCTCTCGGCGGACGACCCGGGCTGCCACTCCAGCCAGAACGAGCAGGACAACCGCTACTACGCCCGCCTGGCCGGGCTGCCCTGCTTCGAACCCGCCACCGCCCAGGAATGCAAGGACATGGCCCGCGACGCCCTGCATCTGGCCATGCGCACCGGTCAGCCGGTACTCCTGCGCACCACCACCCGCGTCAACCACGTGCGCGGCCCGGTGAAGCTCGGCGGCCTTCCCAAAGAGAAGCAGCGCAAGCCCTTTGAGCGCAAGCTGCAACAGTATGTGCCCATCCCGGCGCACTCAAGGGTGCAGCACCGCCAACTGCTGGACAGGCTGGCCATGTTCGCCCAGGAGGCCGCCCGCTCCCCCTGGAACAAGCTCTCCGGCGAGGGCGAGGTCGGCGTGCTGGCTTCGGGCATCGCGCGCTGCTACCTGAGCGACGCCCTGCTCGAAGAAGGGTTGCACGGTTCGGTCAAAGTCCTGGAGTTGGGCTTCACCTACCCCATGCCCGACGAGCTGCTGCTCGAATTCGTGCGGGGTCTCAAGAAGGTGCTGGTGCTCGAAGAGCTGGAGCCGCTGATGGAGAACCATCTGCGCCAGCTGTTGCAGCGCAGCGGCATCGAACTTGAGGTCATCGGCAAGGGCGACACCCTTCCCCTGTGGGGCGAATACTCCACGGAGATGGTCCGCCAGGCCCTGCGCCTGACCATGGGCCGCCAGGCTCGCGCCCCGGAGCACTGCGCCCCGGAGACCGACCTGGCCAACCGCCCGCCCAACCTCTGCGCCGGGTGCTCGCACCGTGCCTCCTACGCCACCGTGCGCGAGGTCTTCGGCTCCGAAGCCTATTACTCCTCCGACATCGGCTGCTACACCCTTGGCCTGCTGCCCCCGCTCTCCGCGGCGGACTTCCTGGTCTGCATGGGTTCGAGCATCTCCACGGGGTCCGGCTTCGCCACCGCCAGCGGCAAGCCCACCGTGGCCTTCATCGGAGACTCCACGTTCTTCCACTCCGGCATCACCGGGCTCGTCAACGCTGTCTACAACAAGCACAACATCCTTGTGGTCGTGCTGGACAACCGCACCACGGCCATGACCGGCCACCAGCCCCACCCCGGCGTGGACCACACCGTGCTCGGCCCCAACGAGCGCCCCATCGAGATCGAACCGCTGGTGCGCGCCTGCGGCGTGTCCAACGTGGTCACCGTCAACCCGCTCAACCACAAGGCATCGAAAAAGGCCCTGGAGTCCATGAAGGACGCGGCGGGCCCCCGGGTGATCATTTTCCAGGCTCCGTGCGTCATCCACGAGCGCCGCACCTCCGGCAAGGGCAAGCCCCAGGTGGCCGTGGTCGAAGGCACCGGCGCCGGCTGCCTGGACGTGCTCAACTCCCTGGCCTGCCCGGCCTTCGTCAAAGAGGGCGGGGCCATGCGCGTTGACGAGGAGATGTGCTCGGGCTGCATGTTCTGCCTGCAGTTGGACAAGTCGTTCAAGGCAAAGAAAAGGGGCGCATAGATGCAGCGTACACGCATATTCCTCACCGGCGTCGGCGGCCAGGGCACCCTGACCGCCACCAAACTCGTCTCCCTCACCGCCCTGGACGAGGGCCTGCCCGTCACTTCGGGCGAGATCCACGGCATGGCCCAGCGCGGCGGCGTGGTGGAGTCCACGGTGCTCATCGGCTACCTGAGCCCCAAGATCACCCACGGCGAAGCCGACGTGCTCCTTGGCTTCGAGCTGCTGGAAGGGCTGCGCGCCCTGTGCTACCTCAAGCCGGGCGGCCGCTTCATAACCAACTCGGAAGCCCTTCCCCCGCTCTCCGTGGCCACGGGCAAAGCCGACTACCCCACGTTGGAAGCGGTGCGCGCCAAGGCCCAGGCCGTGACCTCCCAGGCGCTGTTCCTGCCCTGCCGCACCCTGGCGGAGCAGGCGGGCAAGGCCCAGAGCGCCAACACCGTGCTGCTCGGCGCCGCCTGCGCCGTCAAGGCGCTGCCTTTCGGCATGGATGCCCTGGAGCGCTCCGTGCGCAAA
This genomic stretch from Fundidesulfovibrio soli harbors:
- a CDS encoding indolepyruvate oxidoreductase subunit beta — protein: MQRTRIFLTGVGGQGTLTATKLVSLTALDEGLPVTSGEIHGMAQRGGVVESTVLIGYLSPKITHGEADVLLGFELLEGLRALCYLKPGGRFITNSEALPPLSVATGKADYPTLEAVRAKAQAVTSQALFLPCRTLAEQAGKAQSANTVLLGAACAVKALPFGMDALERSVRKYLKPALADVNLKALELGAKAALG
- a CDS encoding glutamate-5-semialdehyde dehydrogenase codes for the protein MNIQDQMTQLAAKAQAASRLMAKASPAAKNDALAALAGLLETRQDAIAAANARDIAKAEAAGMDSAKLDRLRLTPKVLASMAQACHHVAGLSDPIGEIESVKQRPNGLMVGRMRIPLGVVCMIYESRPNVTVDSAILCLKAGNAVVLRGGSEAFESNMALAGLLSEALEQAGLPGAAVQLVPTTDRAAVPALCKLDEYIDVMIPRGGEGLIRSVVEAATMPVLKHYKGVCHLFVDEGADLENAVVVADNGKCQRPGVCNALECLLVHRDVASAFLPKVAKALGGKGVEFRACPESLPLLGPTAKPATEADWGYEFLDYILAVRVVADMDEALEHIAAYSSHHTECILTSDHARAMRFLREADASMVGINCSTRFNDGGELGLGAEIGISTSKLHAYGPMGVTELTSQKFVVFGQGQVRG
- the nadD gene encoding nicotinate (nicotinamide) nucleotide adenylyltransferase, giving the protein MRLGVLGGTFNPVHAGHVRLALEVGEALGLDGVEMIPSARPPHKQGEGVLPFELRAALVELAVEGLPGVSVNRMEASRPGPSYTWDTLTELRRSSPGDSFYFIMGASDLMNLHLWNRGERLGELANLAVATRDSLGRAEVEDYLSRHGEMRCSPDGGGCWRMPSGNELRLVDVPRLDISASSVRKRFLARRSLRCLVPLPVERELELRRAELNRTWA
- the iorA gene encoding indolepyruvate ferredoxin oxidoreductase subunit alpha, whose protein sequence is MANPLLADTPGEVLLLLGNEAIVRGALEGGVGFVSCYPGTPSSEVPDTFYRLSPQGDYIFEYSTNEKVALEVGAGAALAGLPTLVTMKHVGVNVAADPLLTLSYITAPGGLVLLSADDPGCHSSQNEQDNRYYARLAGLPCFEPATAQECKDMARDALHLAMRTGQPVLLRTTTRVNHVRGPVKLGGLPKEKQRKPFERKLQQYVPIPAHSRVQHRQLLDRLAMFAQEAARSPWNKLSGEGEVGVLASGIARCYLSDALLEEGLHGSVKVLELGFTYPMPDELLLEFVRGLKKVLVLEELEPLMENHLRQLLQRSGIELEVIGKGDTLPLWGEYSTEMVRQALRLTMGRQARAPEHCAPETDLANRPPNLCAGCSHRASYATVREVFGSEAYYSSDIGCYTLGLLPPLSAADFLVCMGSSISTGSGFATASGKPTVAFIGDSTFFHSGITGLVNAVYNKHNILVVVLDNRTTAMTGHQPHPGVDHTVLGPNERPIEIEPLVRACGVSNVVTVNPLNHKASKKALESMKDAAGPRVIIFQAPCVIHERRTSGKGKPQVAVVEGTGAGCLDVLNSLACPAFVKEGGAMRVDEEMCSGCMFCLQLDKSFKAKKRGA
- a CDS encoding cytochrome c maturation protein CcmE, which produces MAGNNKKSLYAVAAVLFLGGLGWLIASGLDEGAVYFLNVREALAMKPEQLKQARLFGTVAEQGIVPAPGGLGVSFTLIDKDDAQKTMQVVYTGAVPDTFKAGVEVIVEGGVAPGGDSFAANSLMTKCPSKYQKENRKDSRG
- a CDS encoding tetratricopeptide repeat protein, which translates into the protein MADITFDRPEQMSPLARFFNNHWRTMAVMVIAAVVASAGYAWYTANIKQAKIKAENELGAIIASKTGPERLTALEAYLKGAPASTKGAALLELANTAQEQGQFDKAADAWNQLYLSAPEGMREIAGMGYATAISQKGDKQAAVKFLVDMLPKAPKPFQPVIARQLASLAEEAKAWTEAISAYERMKDLGMGGNKAFYEAKIAELKAKMQ
- a CDS encoding hemolysin family protein — its product is MFELILAIAIAVAMSFFCSTSEAVLYSLRWSWIEKMRSEGKPSGEIMYQMRMNIEKPITAILTVNTVACSAGATVAGALAVGVLGEDRLVFFTALFSAVILLVGEIVPKTLGVVYAKQLGPYIARPLQIMVYMLTPVIWTSGLIVNLIKPKSRGPEASEDDIRAVVSLSSRAGKINALEESSIANILALDTKIVHDVMTPRTVVFSLSAGMTVAEAKEEGGIWPHSRVPVYEDDDPENVVGIVFRRQVFDALANDQHGLKLSEIMKPVQFVLDTITLDKVLGKFIESRMHLFVVLDEYGGVGGVITLEDVFEEILGKEIVDETDEVADMRQLARVRREKLLRSHGPAKE